A genome region from Planctomycetaceae bacterium includes the following:
- a CDS encoding CHASE domain-containing protein, translating into MMSQYFVSVAILAMGAALSTCLYFIADELEHQRALLAFNQNANDRIRSIKASLEVNRLVLNSLKAFYAGTDNVTEQEFRQFMQPLLKSVPDLQAVGWAPRIARDQRPLFERTRRRTITEHAADAKLVSAAERPYYFPLEYIEPLAGRDTAMGFDAGSCPKRLAAMNEACDSGHPTITGQIRTVTDAGDEISLLVYVPIFRNATPTATVDQRREHLAGFVVRLVRIDRTVQSALTSLPPRNIDVHLFDLSDNRGPEWLYSQLSPASRYAGMGERLDVKDLTTQLCRTETLDVPGRRWQIVCTPASGQLEVAETSLPLMVLLGGLAATATLTAYLVATRRNAVRTAGMASLLSQANASLEQENHHRRQALHELQSSKDFLQKIIDALPDPLMVVGLDHRVAHANRAASKATGDNPSSQCMARCRAAETPDESRDSASNPCPVKAVVQTRRPVTVRHANPTLDGDRIVEICASPILDAQGRVVQIVESHRDITEMVRAHEEISRLARFPAENPNPVMRVSARGILLYANEAAADLLAGLNCRVGAPLLAPWKGALDESLKIQKAREIEFVCGERIYSLTFSPAPDGAYSNIYGMDITERRRAAAALLQSRQEAEAANSAKSQFLANMSHEIRTPMTAIMGFTELLADPNQSPAERANCLSIVRRNGEHLLEVINDILDLSKIEAGKMALEIKPCNLTAMLADIASVMRVRAGQHGVTVAIEYATAIPQIIQTDTVRLRQALVNLVGNAVKFTEKGSVRIVAALVGDAAADPSIRIEVIDSGIGISPDQMGRLFQSFQQADASTSRKYGGTGLGLAITRHIAQMLQGSLDVASELGKGSTFTLTIPTGNIAGSIMLSKPCEGLHTSTEPVSVSIDLTGLRVLLAEDGPDNQRLITTLLRKAGADVDVAENGRLAVEAAMNANYDVILMDMQMPEMDGYEATRALRRSGMTTPILALTAHAMTADRDKSIAAGCDEHLTKPVNRAALLTAVRTHATGTAPDRAARPAAAAPQPLASDYADDPDMCEIIGKFVEALSDKCALMTAALKNVQTADLTRLAHQLKGAAGGYGYPTLTDAARHLETAAKANDIEAATLAFKHVADLCRAIQIGWPTPGRVEP; encoded by the coding sequence ATGATGTCGCAGTACTTCGTCTCGGTGGCGATTCTCGCCATGGGGGCGGCGCTGTCGACCTGTCTGTACTTCATCGCCGACGAACTCGAACACCAGCGCGCCCTGCTGGCGTTCAACCAGAACGCCAACGACCGCATCCGGTCCATCAAGGCCTCCCTCGAAGTCAACCGCCTGGTCCTCAACTCGCTCAAGGCCTTCTACGCCGGCACCGACAACGTGACAGAGCAGGAATTTCGCCAGTTCATGCAGCCGCTGCTTAAAAGCGTTCCGGACCTTCAAGCCGTCGGCTGGGCGCCGAGGATCGCCCGCGATCAGCGCCCGCTCTTCGAGCGGACGCGCCGGCGAACCATCACCGAACACGCCGCCGACGCCAAATTGGTTTCCGCGGCGGAGCGGCCTTACTACTTTCCCCTGGAGTACATCGAGCCCCTCGCCGGGCGCGACACGGCGATGGGGTTCGACGCCGGATCGTGCCCCAAACGCCTGGCGGCGATGAATGAAGCCTGCGACAGCGGCCACCCCACCATTACCGGGCAGATCCGCACCGTCACCGACGCCGGCGACGAGATCAGCCTGCTGGTGTACGTGCCGATCTTCCGAAACGCCACGCCCACCGCGACGGTGGACCAGCGCCGAGAGCATCTGGCTGGGTTCGTCGTCCGCCTGGTGCGGATCGACAGGACCGTCCAGAGCGCGCTGACGTCGCTGCCGCCGCGCAACATCGACGTCCACCTGTTCGACCTGTCCGACAACCGCGGGCCCGAATGGCTCTACTCGCAGTTGAGCCCCGCCAGCCGATACGCCGGCATGGGCGAGCGCTTGGACGTCAAAGACCTCACCACCCAACTCTGCCGCACCGAAACGCTTGACGTTCCCGGGCGGCGATGGCAGATCGTCTGCACGCCCGCCTCGGGACAGCTGGAAGTGGCCGAGACCTCTCTGCCCTTGATGGTGCTCCTGGGTGGTCTGGCGGCCACCGCCACGTTGACCGCTTACCTGGTCGCCACGCGCCGCAACGCCGTCCGCACCGCCGGGATGGCCAGCCTGCTCTCGCAGGCCAACGCTTCCCTGGAGCAGGAGAACCACCATCGCCGGCAGGCCCTGCACGAGCTGCAGTCGTCCAAGGACTTTCTCCAGAAGATCATCGACGCCCTGCCCGACCCGCTGATGGTCGTCGGCCTCGATCACCGCGTCGCCCACGCCAATCGCGCCGCCAGCAAGGCCACCGGCGACAATCCCTCATCCCAGTGCATGGCCCGATGCCGTGCCGCCGAAACGCCCGACGAATCCCGCGACAGCGCATCCAATCCCTGCCCGGTCAAGGCCGTCGTCCAGACCCGCCGGCCCGTCACGGTGCGACACGCAAACCCCACCCTTGATGGCGACCGCATCGTCGAAATCTGCGCTTCGCCAATCCTGGACGCCCAGGGACGCGTGGTGCAGATCGTCGAGTCGCATCGCGATATCACCGAAATGGTGCGCGCCCACGAAGAGATCAGCCGCCTGGCGCGATTCCCCGCCGAAAACCCCAACCCGGTCATGCGAGTTTCGGCACGGGGAATCCTCCTCTACGCCAACGAGGCCGCCGCCGATCTGCTGGCGGGCCTGAACTGCCGCGTCGGAGCCCCCCTGCTGGCGCCGTGGAAGGGCGCGTTGGACGAGTCGCTGAAGATCCAGAAGGCCCGGGAGATCGAGTTCGTCTGCGGCGAGCGAATCTATTCGCTGACCTTCTCCCCCGCCCCCGACGGGGCGTACTCCAACATCTACGGCATGGACATCACCGAACGGCGTCGCGCCGCGGCAGCACTGCTCCAGTCGCGACAGGAGGCCGAGGCCGCCAACAGCGCCAAGAGCCAGTTCCTGGCCAACATGAGCCACGAGATCCGAACCCCGATGACCGCCATCATGGGCTTCACCGAACTGCTGGCCGATCCCAACCAGTCCCCCGCCGAGCGGGCCAACTGCCTGAGCATCGTCCGCCGCAACGGCGAGCACCTGCTCGAGGTCATCAACGACATCCTGGACCTGTCGAAGATCGAAGCGGGCAAGATGGCCCTGGAGATCAAGCCCTGCAACCTGACGGCCATGCTGGCCGACATCGCCAGCGTGATGCGCGTCCGCGCCGGGCAGCACGGCGTCACGGTGGCCATCGAGTACGCCACGGCGATTCCACAGATCATTCAGACCGACACGGTGCGCCTGCGTCAGGCGCTGGTGAATCTTGTCGGCAACGCCGTCAAGTTCACCGAAAAAGGCAGCGTCCGCATCGTCGCGGCCCTCGTCGGCGACGCCGCCGCCGATCCGAGCATCCGGATCGAGGTCATCGACTCGGGCATCGGGATCAGCCCCGACCAGATGGGACGGCTCTTCCAGTCGTTCCAGCAGGCCGACGCCTCGACCTCCCGCAAGTACGGCGGAACGGGACTGGGCCTGGCGATCACCCGCCATATCGCACAGATGCTCCAGGGCTCCCTCGATGTCGCCAGCGAACTGGGCAAGGGCAGCACCTTCACCCTGACCATCCCCACCGGAAACATCGCCGGCTCGATCATGCTCAGCAAGCCCTGCGAGGGCCTTCACACCAGCACCGAGCCCGTCTCGGTCAGCATCGATCTGACGGGCCTGCGCGTCCTGCTGGCCGAGGACGGCCCGGACAACCAGCGACTCATCACCACCCTCCTGCGAAAAGCCGGCGCCGACGTGGACGTGGCCGAAAACGGACGCCTTGCCGTCGAGGCCGCAATGAACGCCAATTACGACGTCATCCTCATGGACATGCAAATGCCAGAGATGGACGGTTACGAGGCCACCCGCGCCCTGCGCCGCAGCGGGATGACCACCCCCATCCTGGCGTTGACTGCCCATGCCATGACCGCCGATCGCGACAAGAGCATCGCCGCCGGCTGTGACGAGCATCTGACCAAGCCCGTCAACCGCGCGGCGCTGCTGACCGCCGTCCGCACGCACGCCACCGGCACGGCGCCGGATCGCGCCGCCCGCCCCGCCGCCGCGGCGCCCCAACCCCTGGCGTCGGACTACGCCGACGACCCGGACATGTGCGAGATCATCGGCAAGTTCGTCGAGGCCTTGAGCGACAAGTGCGCCTTGATGACGGCGGCGCTGAAGAACGTTCAGACGGCCGACCTGACGCGCCTGGCCCATCAACTCAAGGGCGCCGCCGGCGGGTATGGGTATCCTACGCTGACGGACGCGGCCCGCCATCTCGAGACCGCGGCCAAGGCCAACGACATCGAGGCCGCGACGCTGGCATTCAAACACGTGGCGGATCTATGCAGGGCCATCCAGATCGGGTGGCCGACACCAGGGCGGGTGGAACCATGA
- a CDS encoding diguanylate cyclase: MKVLIVDDCAEALLIAKARLAQESLEVVCASSGREGLDTAAATMPDLILLDVDMPDMSGFTVCEMLQQSPALCMVPVIFLSASQDAHDKVRGLDLGAVDYVTKPFDAFELRARVRAALRTKRLQDLLLTCTQIDPLTELGNRRALDAGLQQEWARAERTGSPLAVVMADIDYFKRINDQFGHHAGDDVLSRVAAVLRNQCRQCDRLFRYGGEEFVILLPAETAASASNVADRCRRTVAQWPVKTIRGIIEVTLSFGTADSRQASCTQELLDLADAAMYDAKHQGRNCVRVAHQPTLRTAI, from the coding sequence ATGAAGGTACTCATCGTCGACGATTGCGCCGAAGCGCTGCTGATCGCCAAGGCCCGTCTGGCCCAGGAGTCGCTGGAGGTGGTCTGCGCCTCGAGCGGGCGCGAGGGCCTGGATACCGCGGCCGCAACCATGCCCGACCTGATCCTGCTCGACGTGGACATGCCCGACATGTCGGGGTTCACTGTCTGCGAGATGCTCCAGCAGTCGCCGGCGCTGTGCATGGTTCCGGTGATCTTCCTGAGCGCCTCGCAGGACGCCCACGACAAGGTGCGCGGGCTCGATCTGGGGGCCGTCGACTACGTCACCAAGCCCTTCGACGCCTTCGAGCTTCGCGCCCGCGTGCGTGCGGCTTTGCGAACCAAGCGCCTTCAGGACCTGCTGCTGACCTGCACGCAGATCGACCCGTTGACCGAGCTGGGCAACCGCCGCGCCCTCGATGCGGGCCTGCAGCAGGAATGGGCCCGCGCCGAACGGACGGGCTCGCCCCTGGCGGTGGTGATGGCCGACATCGACTATTTCAAGCGGATCAACGACCAGTTCGGTCATCACGCCGGCGACGACGTGCTCTCCCGCGTCGCGGCGGTGCTGCGCAACCAATGCCGCCAGTGCGACCGCCTCTTCCGTTATGGCGGGGAGGAGTTTGTGATCCTGCTTCCGGCGGAAACCGCCGCCTCGGCCTCCAACGTCGCCGACCGCTGCCGCCGCACGGTCGCCCAGTGGCCCGTCAAGACAATCCGCGGGATCATCGAGGTCACACTCAGCTTCGGCACGGCCGACTCGCGCCAGGCTTCCTGTACACAGGAACTGCTCGACCTGGCCGATGCCGCCATGTACGACGCCAAGCACCAGGGGCGCAACTGCGTCCGCGTCGCCCACCAGCCCACGCTTCGCACGGCGATCTGA
- a CDS encoding DUF6785 family protein, with amino-acid sequence MTFRCVLLGLALAAFICGVAFFNDYILRGTYLTGNYMPISVFGGVLLVVLVVNPLVRIMRSTWALSGGELAVVMALAMVACSIPGRGLMHYFTNVIMLPAARGQTDVNWKRTRLLSLVPSRMLTEPGASDVEAFTSLPAGEQDKTDQPSRDIPWRVWKRPLMFWLPLLLSLWLGTIALAVVLHGQWALNERLRYPIAQFADTLLPGPDGAGSGILRRGGFWVAAVGILLIHLNNYSFKYYPLNLIQIPMGVNLAPIGELIGWQAEGNMAWLMSQPFFPTAVGFAYFLSADLSLSLGLAPYVWAFANTAAFDRGVVLNKGFFAGSLRGAIHCGAYTGLFMSLVYTGRRYLSAVFGRALLPFLPVGRNQPAWAVWAARIFLVFITCFVLLLVVPKDGVYWPIAILYAVGAVVLYTVISRIVAETGAFFIHSYYFPCEVLLGFVGLAVMDLQSVAILFLVSTLLFVDPREAVMPFMVTGLRLAQLKGVPQGRVGIFAAVALTLAIAVALPVTLGLQYKHGARTVSDGWTWSMVPNFAMNGLARLKAEADADPALIGDPAPGLGRWASLRPDRPTVIAFGAGLAAVLVMTVLRLKLTWWPIHPVLFCMLGTWQSTTLASSFLLGWLIRTLVTRTGGSRMYLSAKPFMVGLIAGDVLGALAPVIHGAIYYYVTGTSPQPFRIMPS; translated from the coding sequence ATGACCTTTCGATGCGTGCTGCTGGGTCTGGCGCTGGCCGCGTTTATCTGCGGCGTGGCGTTTTTCAATGATTACATCTTGCGGGGCACGTATCTGACGGGCAACTACATGCCCATCTCGGTCTTTGGCGGGGTGCTGCTGGTCGTGCTGGTCGTCAACCCGCTCGTGCGGATCATGCGCAGCACGTGGGCCCTCAGCGGCGGCGAGTTGGCGGTGGTGATGGCGTTGGCGATGGTCGCCTGCTCGATCCCCGGACGCGGGCTGATGCACTACTTCACCAACGTCATCATGCTCCCGGCGGCGCGCGGGCAGACCGACGTAAACTGGAAGCGCACCAGGCTGCTGAGCCTGGTGCCCAGCCGGATGCTCACGGAACCCGGCGCTTCCGACGTCGAGGCATTCACCTCGCTTCCCGCCGGCGAACAGGACAAAACCGACCAGCCGTCGCGCGACATACCCTGGCGCGTCTGGAAACGCCCGCTGATGTTCTGGCTGCCGTTGCTGCTGAGCCTGTGGCTGGGCACCATCGCCCTGGCGGTAGTGCTGCACGGGCAGTGGGCGCTGAACGAACGCCTGCGGTATCCCATCGCACAATTCGCCGACACGCTGCTGCCCGGACCCGACGGCGCCGGCAGCGGCATTCTGCGCCGCGGCGGATTCTGGGTGGCCGCCGTGGGCATCCTGCTCATCCACCTCAACAACTACAGTTTCAAGTATTACCCGCTGAATCTGATCCAGATTCCGATGGGGGTCAACCTGGCCCCGATCGGGGAACTGATCGGCTGGCAAGCGGAGGGGAACATGGCCTGGCTGATGAGCCAGCCGTTCTTCCCGACGGCGGTGGGGTTCGCGTATTTTCTGTCGGCCGACCTGTCGCTGTCGCTGGGCCTGGCGCCATACGTGTGGGCTTTCGCCAACACGGCGGCGTTCGACCGCGGGGTAGTGCTCAACAAGGGGTTCTTCGCCGGGTCCCTGCGCGGGGCGATTCACTGCGGGGCGTACACCGGCCTGTTCATGAGCCTGGTCTATACTGGGCGGCGGTATCTGTCAGCCGTCTTCGGCCGGGCGCTGCTGCCGTTTCTCCCGGTGGGTCGCAATCAACCGGCGTGGGCGGTGTGGGCGGCGCGGATTTTCCTGGTGTTCATCACCTGTTTCGTCCTGCTCCTGGTGGTGCCAAAGGACGGCGTCTATTGGCCCATCGCGATCCTGTACGCCGTCGGCGCGGTGGTGCTGTACACGGTCATCAGCCGGATCGTGGCCGAGACCGGGGCGTTCTTCATCCACTCCTACTACTTCCCCTGCGAGGTTCTTCTGGGGTTCGTGGGCCTGGCGGTGATGGATCTGCAGTCGGTGGCGATTCTGTTCCTGGTCTCGACGCTGCTGTTTGTCGATCCGCGCGAGGCGGTCATGCCCTTCATGGTCACCGGTTTGCGCCTGGCGCAGCTCAAGGGCGTGCCCCAGGGCCGCGTGGGGATCTTTGCCGCAGTCGCGTTGACTCTGGCGATCGCCGTGGCCCTGCCGGTGACGCTCGGCCTTCAGTACAAGCATGGAGCCCGGACCGTCAGCGACGGCTGGACCTGGTCGATGGTGCCCAACTTCGCGATGAACGGCCTGGCCCGGCTCAAGGCCGAGGCCGACGCCGATCCCGCGCTGATCGGCGACCCGGCGCCGGGGCTGGGTCGGTGGGCGAGTTTGCGACCGGACCGCCCGACGGTGATCGCCTTCGGCGCCGGTCTGGCGGCGGTGCTGGTGATGACGGTGCTGCGGTTGAAACTGACGTGGTGGCCGATCCACCCGGTGCTGTTCTGCATGCTCGGGACGTGGCAGAGCACCACGCTGGCGTCGTCGTTCCTGCTGGGATGGCTGATCCGGACGCTGGTCACCCGAACCGGCGGCAGCCGCATGTATCTCTCGGCCAAACCGTTCATGGTGGGGCTCATTGCCGGGGACGTGCTGGGGGCGCTGGCGCCGGTGATTCACGGCGCGATTTACTACTACGTGACCGGCACGTCGCCTCAACCCTTCCGCATCATGCCCTCGTGA
- a CDS encoding serine O-acetyltransferase, which produces MGKTVTGDLNRLTAAIVANYQTDARTQRIGHGFQPNRGQIVQIVEDMRRLLFPGFFGERGLTEGSLGSHIEHLVAEIREKLEEEIYACVCTERQCPTCADPDTCRSDAEKMAVDFLARVPAIRDMLALDAQAAWDGDPAAKGTDEVIYCYPGYYAVTVYRIAHELLVLGVPLMPRIMSEHAHGATGADIHPGAVIGKSFFIDHATGVVIGETTRIGDNVKVYQGVTLGAKSFPKDERGRIIKGLQRHPTIEDNVTIYPNATILGGETVVGHNVTVGGNVYVTESVPAESLVVQMDSNIRVLSKKNRPGA; this is translated from the coding sequence ATGGGAAAAACAGTAACAGGTGATTTGAACCGGTTGACCGCGGCGATCGTGGCCAACTACCAGACCGATGCGCGAACGCAGCGGATCGGGCACGGGTTCCAGCCCAACCGCGGGCAGATCGTGCAGATCGTCGAGGACATGCGGCGGCTGTTGTTTCCGGGCTTCTTCGGCGAGCGCGGGCTGACCGAGGGCAGCCTCGGTTCGCACATCGAGCACCTGGTAGCCGAGATTCGCGAAAAGCTCGAGGAAGAGATCTACGCCTGCGTCTGCACCGAGCGTCAGTGCCCCACGTGCGCCGACCCTGACACATGCCGCAGCGACGCGGAAAAGATGGCCGTCGATTTCCTGGCCCGCGTGCCGGCGATCCGCGACATGCTGGCGCTGGACGCCCAGGCCGCCTGGGACGGCGACCCGGCTGCCAAGGGCACCGACGAAGTGATCTACTGCTACCCGGGCTATTACGCCGTGACGGTCTATCGCATCGCCCACGAACTGCTCGTGCTGGGCGTGCCGCTGATGCCTCGCATCATGTCCGAGCACGCCCACGGCGCCACCGGGGCGGATATCCACCCCGGCGCGGTGATCGGCAAGAGCTTCTTCATCGACCACGCCACCGGCGTCGTGATCGGCGAGACGACTCGAATCGGCGACAACGTGAAGGTTTACCAGGGCGTCACGCTCGGGGCCAAGAGCTTCCCCAAGGATGAGCGCGGACGCATCATCAAGGGCCTGCAGCGCCACCCGACGATCGAAGACAACGTGACGATCTACCCCAACGCCACGATTCTCGGCGGCGAGACAGTCGTCGGACACAACGTCACGGTCGGCGGCAACGTGTACGTGACCGAATCGGTCCCGGCCGAGAGCCTGGTCGTGCAGATGGACTCCAACATTCGCGTGCTGAGCAAGAAGAACCGCCCCGGCGCGTAG
- the hemB gene encoding porphobilinogen synthase: protein MKGFPTRRLRRLRGSATLRDMLAEVRVHRSDLIAPLFVRQGEGVRNPIAAMPGQFQFSVDTALETARRWAGLGLPAVLLFGLPAGKDEIGSAAWDAGESVQRLIAQIKAALPRMLVITDVCLCEYTAHGHCGPLDARGGVDNDKALELLARTALSHARAGADIVAPSAMMDGQVHAIRQVLDAEGFAGTAIMAYAVKFASSLYGPFREAAGSTPAAGDRRGYQMDYRSPRQAPLEAALDADEGADILMVKPAATYLDIIADLRRRFDLPVAAYHVSGEYAQIKAAAAAGWLDEKAAALEVTSAIKRAGADLIITYFAEQLAAWL from the coding sequence ATGAAAGGCTTCCCTACAAGACGTCTGCGCCGCCTGCGAGGCAGCGCGACGCTTCGCGACATGCTCGCGGAAGTGCGCGTGCATCGCAGCGATCTGATCGCCCCGCTGTTCGTGCGCCAAGGCGAGGGCGTGCGAAATCCCATCGCCGCCATGCCGGGACAGTTCCAGTTCTCCGTCGACACCGCACTGGAAACCGCCCGCCGCTGGGCCGGCCTGGGCCTCCCTGCCGTGCTGCTGTTTGGCCTGCCCGCCGGCAAGGACGAGATTGGTTCTGCCGCCTGGGACGCCGGCGAATCGGTGCAGCGGCTGATCGCTCAGATCAAGGCCGCCCTGCCGCGGATGCTCGTGATCACCGACGTGTGCCTGTGCGAGTACACCGCGCACGGCCATTGCGGGCCTCTCGATGCCCGCGGCGGCGTCGATAACGACAAGGCCCTGGAGCTGCTGGCCCGGACCGCTCTTTCGCACGCCCGCGCCGGGGCCGATATCGTCGCCCCCTCAGCCATGATGGACGGCCAGGTGCATGCCATCCGCCAGGTGCTCGACGCCGAAGGATTCGCCGGCACCGCCATCATGGCCTACGCCGTCAAGTTCGCATCGAGCCTGTACGGCCCCTTCCGCGAGGCGGCCGGCAGCACCCCCGCCGCCGGCGACCGCCGCGGATACCAGATGGACTACCGCAGCCCCCGCCAGGCGCCGCTGGAAGCCGCGCTGGACGCCGACGAGGGCGCCGACATCCTCATGGTCAAGCCCGCCGCCACGTACCTCGATATCATCGCCGACCTGCGACGCCGGTTCGATCTGCCCGTCGCCGCGTATCACGTCAGCGGCGAGTACGCCCAGATCAAAGCCGCAGCGGCCGCCGGATGGCTCGACGAAAAGGCCGCCGCCCTCGAAGTCACCTCAGCGATCAAGCGAGCCGGCGCTGACCTGATCATCACGTACTTCGCCGAGCAACTCGCCGCGTGGCTGTGA
- a CDS encoding PAS domain-containing protein, producing MTPEDGLQSLNHQLRQSLDVLGMLDEAPTGIAFLDSDMRYLYINSTLAAMNCISAADTVGRTIYEIIPWAVAAIEPHLRGVLGDGRSISNIEISESLAGGRSGRYWIQSFYPISRADGAVWAVGVLVTEITDRKRIEAALWESQAHARAILNTIPDPAWLKDTHGRFLAVNAAWRKFFGIEACDAIGTTGEGTLPSHVQERIRVEDEQVLRTGRPLNTERVLQDDQGKVRYFETIKSPVHDEHGAVIGTAGIARDITRRRQAEDQLRQSQKLEAVGRLAGGVAHDFRNQLTIIKGYAEMLTRRELVQEQAVEYVEEIIAAANRSADVAQQLLAFSRQQILRPQVLDINVLLRDISRSLVRLLSNDVVYSHVSSESPCVAEVDAGQLQQAMMNLILNARDAMPNGGRLILEVQRVEIDEPLAAPGFDCPAGPYVRISVSDTGCGMEESSLSHLFEPFFTTKPTGEGTGLGLAMVHGFVRQSGGAIRVASRPGCGTTFNLFLPLREEAAQPAPQPPAAGLPRGAGTIVLVEDEAGVRQWMTETLRECGYVVYAAGSAREASQLCDRHAGPIDLLITDVVMPQGDGPHVARYFQDRRPGIAVMFISGHAGKALTDRGLVGENIDMLNKPFGAAELAQTVKDILSR from the coding sequence ATGACGCCTGAGGACGGATTGCAGTCGCTCAATCATCAGCTCCGGCAGTCTCTGGATGTGCTGGGCATGCTCGACGAGGCCCCGACCGGGATAGCCTTTCTCGATTCGGACATGCGGTATCTGTACATCAACAGTACGCTGGCGGCGATGAATTGCATCTCCGCTGCAGATACCGTCGGGCGGACCATTTACGAAATCATTCCGTGGGCAGTGGCGGCTATCGAGCCGCACCTGCGTGGCGTCCTGGGCGACGGGCGATCCATTTCTAATATCGAGATTTCCGAAAGCCTCGCCGGCGGGCGGAGCGGGCGATACTGGATCCAGAGCTTCTATCCGATCTCTCGGGCGGACGGGGCGGTCTGGGCAGTGGGCGTTCTGGTGACGGAGATCACCGACCGCAAGCGGATCGAAGCGGCGTTATGGGAGAGCCAGGCCCACGCGCGGGCGATCCTGAACACGATCCCGGACCCGGCGTGGCTGAAAGATACTCACGGGCGCTTTCTGGCGGTCAATGCGGCCTGGCGCAAGTTCTTCGGCATCGAGGCCTGCGACGCCATCGGCACCACCGGCGAGGGCACTCTGCCGTCTCATGTCCAGGAGCGGATACGGGTCGAGGACGAGCAGGTCCTTCGCACGGGTCGGCCGCTCAACACCGAGCGCGTTCTCCAGGACGACCAGGGCAAAGTGCGGTATTTCGAGACGATCAAAAGCCCCGTCCACGATGAGCACGGGGCGGTGATCGGGACGGCCGGCATCGCCCGCGACATCACGCGCCGCCGGCAGGCCGAAGACCAGTTGCGCCAGAGCCAGAAGCTCGAGGCCGTCGGGCGGCTGGCGGGCGGCGTTGCGCATGACTTCCGCAACCAACTGACGATCATCAAAGGATACGCCGAGATGCTCACCCGGCGCGAACTGGTCCAGGAGCAGGCCGTCGAGTATGTTGAGGAGATCATCGCCGCCGCGAACCGGTCGGCCGACGTGGCGCAGCAACTGCTGGCGTTCAGCCGTCAGCAGATCTTGCGGCCACAGGTGCTGGACATCAACGTGCTGCTGCGGGACATCTCGCGGTCGCTGGTGCGCCTGCTGAGCAATGACGTGGTGTACTCGCACGTGTCGTCAGAGTCGCCGTGCGTGGCGGAGGTTGACGCGGGGCAACTGCAGCAGGCGATGATGAACCTGATTCTCAACGCCCGCGACGCGATGCCCAACGGCGGGCGGCTGATCCTTGAGGTCCAGCGCGTGGAGATCGACGAACCGCTGGCCGCGCCGGGGTTCGACTGCCCGGCCGGTCCGTACGTCAGGATCTCCGTCAGCGATACCGGATGCGGAATGGAGGAGTCGAGCCTGTCGCATCTGTTCGAGCCGTTCTTCACGACCAAGCCGACGGGCGAGGGGACGGGGCTGGGGCTGGCGATGGTGCATGGGTTCGTCCGCCAAAGCGGCGGGGCCATCCGCGTCGCCAGCCGCCCCGGGTGCGGCACGACGTTCAACCTCTTTCTGCCGCTGCGCGAGGAGGCGGCGCAGCCGGCGCCCCAGCCGCCCGCCGCCGGCCTGCCCCGAGGCGCCGGTACCATCGTGCTGGTTGAGGATGAAGCGGGCGTTCGCCAGTGGATGACCGAAACGCTGCGCGAGTGCGGCTATGTCGTGTATGCGGCGGGCTCGGCCCGCGAAGCGTCGCAGTTATGCGACCGTCATGCCGGGCCCATCGACCTGCTGATCACCGACGTCGTCATGCCCCAGGGCGACGGCCCGCACGTGGCGCGATATTTCCAGGACCGCCGCCCCGGCATCGCCGTGATGTTTATCTCCGGACACGCCGGAAAGGCGCTGACCGACCGCGGCCTCGTCGGCGAGAACATCGACATGCTGAACAAACCCTTCGGGGCCGCCGAACTGGCCCAGACCGTCAAAGACATCCTGAGCCGGTGA